Proteins from a genomic interval of Panthera uncia isolate 11264 chromosome C1 unlocalized genomic scaffold, Puncia_PCG_1.0 HiC_scaffold_4, whole genome shotgun sequence:
- the GADD45A gene encoding growth arrest and DNA damage-inducible protein GADD45 alpha, producing the protein MTLEEFSAGEQKTERMDKVGDALEEVLSKALSQRTITVGVYEAAKLLNVDPDNVVLCLLAADEDDDRDVALQIHFTLIQAFCCENDINILRVSNPGRLAELLLLETDASPAASEGAEQPPDLHCVLVTNPHSSQWKDPALSQLICFCRESRYMDQWVPVINLPER; encoded by the exons ATGACTTTGGAGGAATTCTCGGCTGGAGAGCAGAAGACCGAAAG GATGGATAAGGTGGGGGATGCCCTCGAGGAAGTGCTCAGCAAAGCCCTGAGTCAGCGCACCATCACCGTCGGGGTGTACGAGGCGGCCAAGCTGCTCAACGT CGACCCGGATAACGTGGTGCTGTGCCTGCTGGCGGCGGACGAGGACGACGACAGGGATGTGGCTCTGCAGATCCACTTCACCCTGATCCAGGCGTTCTGCTGCGAGAACGACATCAACATCCTGCGCGTCAGCAACCCGGGCCGACTGGCTGAGCTCCTGCTCCTGGAGACCGACGCAAGCCCAGCCGCGAGCGAGGGCGCCGAGCAGCCCCCGGACCTGCACTGCGTCCTGGTGACG AATCCACATTCATCACAGTGGAAGGATCCTGCCTTAAGTCAACTTATTTGTTTTTGCCGGGAAAGTCGCTACATGGATCAGTGGGTTCCAGTGATTAATCTCCCCGAACGGTGA